A region from the Aphis gossypii isolate Hap1 chromosome 1, ASM2018417v2, whole genome shotgun sequence genome encodes:
- the LOC114128086 gene encoding uncharacterized protein LOC114128086 isoform X3: MMRRFSFAVVVATALWLQQTVETGGKTYSVVPSFWSNVTAEFPFLVGLTTGEKDDETNWQTLICSGTLISSIFVLSSAYCTSSLMTTDKSNLDGSSLIVRAYWKTPRNSVKYHRTISVHNHPSYNKDTRISDLSLVKLKKPFKNVEHFVGLSPRTLKSDVELNCVIVGIGAPHERGYKVPVRVKYGRTACRIPKSNPSLEFVIGYTWADFLCAETIGPGVTRLPCDRSDPLLCSSGRHQYGIFSYGYDGTDASLATEAIECGDSAVQGRLLFVNRHHGWISETMTKDMVGDNDGSWQFGKNGRTTTRHRHTTQPRSTTNSTQAVVPHVTSTARPVLPEIDYPYLVYLEGLIDEPVCGGTLITPWHVLTTAYCTTRMTEIVVTVTAYHRQHANARLVYVHPDFDSYTLTSDISIVVLREPLNVTRYAQLPDIISDPIDDNSTTKALDCVVVASRWMTPYYYIPVNVMYGLKACRESFDRPNLIMVNLLYIYQFGNSDDCQQDLARVHLWNAQSRTSERHGGSVNLQRISVRHN, translated from the exons ATGATGCGACGTTTCTCGTTCGCTGTCGTTGTAGCCACAGCGTTATGGCTACAGCAGACTGTCGAAACCGGCGGTAAGACATATTCTGTCGTGCCCTCATTTTGGTCGAACGTCACCGCCGAATTTCCATTTTTAGTGGGGTTGACCACCGGAGAAAAAGACGACGAAACGAACTGGCAGACCCTTATTTGCTCAGGAACCTTGATATCTTCAATATTCGTTTTGTCGTCAGCGTATTGCACGTCGAGTTTGATGACCACGGACAAATCGAATTTGGACGGCTCTTCATTAATCGTAcga gcATATTGGAAAACACCCAGGAACTCCGTCAAGTACCACCGGACCATAAGTGTTCACAACCATCCGTCATACAACAAAGACACACGCATTTCCGACTTATCGCTGGTAAAG ctTAAGAAGCcattcaaaaatgttgaacATTTCGTCGGGTTATCGCCAAGAACGTTGAAAAGTGACGTTGAACTGAATTGCGTAATTGTAGGGATAGGTGCGCCCCATGAACGAGGTTATAAGGTCCCAGTTCGTGTAAAATATGGCCGCACTGCTTGCCGGATTCCAAAATCAAA CCCTAGTCTCGAGTTTGTGATCGGCTACACTTGGGCGGATTTCTTGTGTGCAGAGACGATAGGCCCAGGAGTTACGCGATTGCCGTGTGACCGGTCTGACCCACTGCTATGCTCCAGCGGTCGGCATCAGTATGGAATCTTTAGCTATGGGTACGACGGCACAGATGCGTCTCTGGCAACAGAGGCAATTGAGTGCGGTGATTCGGCTGTCCAGGGCAGACTCTTGTTTGTCAATAGGCACCATGGCTGGATTTCTGAGACGATGACGAAAGACATGGTAGGCGACAATGACGGCTCATGGCAGTTCGGAAAAAATGGCAGAACTACAACGAGGCATCGTCACACCACGCAGCCACGATCGACAACCAACTCGACTCAAGCAGTAGTGCCGCACGTAACCAGCACGGCCCGTCCGGTCCTACCGGAAATCGACTACCCGTATCTGGTATACTTAGAAGGTCTGATTGACGAACCGGTGTGTGGCGGTACTCTAATAACACCCTGGCACGTTCTCACGACCGCTTACTGTACAACGAGGATGACCGAAATCGTG gTAACCGTTACAGCATATCATAGACAACACGCAAACGCAAGACTCGTTTACGTTCATCCAGATTTTGACTCGTACACACTGACCTCGGACATCAGCATCGTAGTT TTACGCGAACCGTTAAACGTGACTAGGTACGCGCAGCTGCCAGATATTATCAGTGACCCGATCGACGACAACTCCACTACCAAAGCGCTGGATTGCGTGGTGGTGGCGAGCAGATGGATGACACCCTATTATTACATTCCGGTCAATGTTATGTACGGGCTCAAAGCTTGTCGAGAATCATTCGa CAggccaaatttaataatggtgAATTTATTGTACATCTATCAGTTCGGAAATTCAGACGACTGTCAGCAAGACTTGGCGCGAGTTCATCTGTGGAATGCCCAATCAAGGACTTCGGAACGACACGGGGGATCCGTTAATTTGCAACGGATTTCAGTACGGCATAATTAG
- the LOC114128086 gene encoding uncharacterized protein LOC114128086 isoform X1, with protein sequence MMRRFSFAVVVATALWLQQTVETGGKTYSVVPSFWSNVTAEFPFLVGLTTGEKDDETNWQTLICSGTLISSIFVLSSAYCTSSLMTTDKSNLDGSSLIVRAYWKTPRNSVKYHRTISVHNHPSYNKDTRISDLSLVKLKKPFKNVEHFVGLSPRTLKSDVELNCVIVGIGAPHERGYKVPVRVKYGRTACRIPKSNPSLEFVIGYTWADFLCAETIGPGVTRLPCDRSDPLLCSSGRHQYGIFSYGYDGTDASLATEAIECGDSAVQGRLLFVNRHHGWISETMTKDMVGDNDGSWQFGKNGRTTTRHRHTTQPRSTTNSTQAVVPHVTSTARPVLPEIDYPYLVYLEGLIDEPVCGGTLITPWHVLTTAYCTTRMTEIVVTVTAYHRQHANARLVYVHPDFDSYTLTSDISIVVLREPLNVTRYAQLPDIISDPIDDNSTTKALDCVVVASRWMTPYYYIPVNVMYGLKACRESFDSEIQTTVSKTWREFICGMPNQGLRNDTGDPLICNGFQYGIISHAYRTKMQASETGSIDLQVRFLIVDYHREWIYGVIAADNRIDTNDGSPYAFPRLSISLVLPLLTIVFQLLSQLR encoded by the exons ATGATGCGACGTTTCTCGTTCGCTGTCGTTGTAGCCACAGCGTTATGGCTACAGCAGACTGTCGAAACCGGCGGTAAGACATATTCTGTCGTGCCCTCATTTTGGTCGAACGTCACCGCCGAATTTCCATTTTTAGTGGGGTTGACCACCGGAGAAAAAGACGACGAAACGAACTGGCAGACCCTTATTTGCTCAGGAACCTTGATATCTTCAATATTCGTTTTGTCGTCAGCGTATTGCACGTCGAGTTTGATGACCACGGACAAATCGAATTTGGACGGCTCTTCATTAATCGTAcga gcATATTGGAAAACACCCAGGAACTCCGTCAAGTACCACCGGACCATAAGTGTTCACAACCATCCGTCATACAACAAAGACACACGCATTTCCGACTTATCGCTGGTAAAG ctTAAGAAGCcattcaaaaatgttgaacATTTCGTCGGGTTATCGCCAAGAACGTTGAAAAGTGACGTTGAACTGAATTGCGTAATTGTAGGGATAGGTGCGCCCCATGAACGAGGTTATAAGGTCCCAGTTCGTGTAAAATATGGCCGCACTGCTTGCCGGATTCCAAAATCAAA CCCTAGTCTCGAGTTTGTGATCGGCTACACTTGGGCGGATTTCTTGTGTGCAGAGACGATAGGCCCAGGAGTTACGCGATTGCCGTGTGACCGGTCTGACCCACTGCTATGCTCCAGCGGTCGGCATCAGTATGGAATCTTTAGCTATGGGTACGACGGCACAGATGCGTCTCTGGCAACAGAGGCAATTGAGTGCGGTGATTCGGCTGTCCAGGGCAGACTCTTGTTTGTCAATAGGCACCATGGCTGGATTTCTGAGACGATGACGAAAGACATGGTAGGCGACAATGACGGCTCATGGCAGTTCGGAAAAAATGGCAGAACTACAACGAGGCATCGTCACACCACGCAGCCACGATCGACAACCAACTCGACTCAAGCAGTAGTGCCGCACGTAACCAGCACGGCCCGTCCGGTCCTACCGGAAATCGACTACCCGTATCTGGTATACTTAGAAGGTCTGATTGACGAACCGGTGTGTGGCGGTACTCTAATAACACCCTGGCACGTTCTCACGACCGCTTACTGTACAACGAGGATGACCGAAATCGTG gTAACCGTTACAGCATATCATAGACAACACGCAAACGCAAGACTCGTTTACGTTCATCCAGATTTTGACTCGTACACACTGACCTCGGACATCAGCATCGTAGTT TTACGCGAACCGTTAAACGTGACTAGGTACGCGCAGCTGCCAGATATTATCAGTGACCCGATCGACGACAACTCCACTACCAAAGCGCTGGATTGCGTGGTGGTGGCGAGCAGATGGATGACACCCTATTATTACATTCCGGTCAATGTTATGTACGGGCTCAAAGCTTGTCGAGAATCATTCGa TTCGGAAATTCAGACGACTGTCAGCAAGACTTGGCGCGAGTTCATCTGTGGAATGCCCAATCAAGGACTTCGGAACGACACGGGGGATCCGTTAATTTGCAACGGATTTCAGTACGGCATAATTAGTCACGCTTATCGGACCAAGATGCAAGCCTCCGAAACCGGAAGTATCGATCTTCAAGTGCGTTTCTTGATAGTTGACTATCATAGAGAGTGGATCTACGGCGTGATCGCGGCTGATAATCGAATCGACACTAACGATGGAAGTCCATACGCATTCCCTAGACTCTCGATCAGCCTAGTTCTGCCGCTGCTAACAATCGTATTCCAATTATTGTCACAGTTAAGGTAG
- the LOC114128086 gene encoding uncharacterized protein LOC114128086 isoform X2, whose translation MMRRFSFAVVVATALWLQQTVETGGKTYSVVPSFWSNVTAEFPFLVGLTTGEKDDETNWQTLICSGTLISSIFVLSSAYCTSSLMTTDKSNLDGSSLIAYWKTPRNSVKYHRTISVHNHPSYNKDTRISDLSLVKLKKPFKNVEHFVGLSPRTLKSDVELNCVIVGIGAPHERGYKVPVRVKYGRTACRIPKSNPSLEFVIGYTWADFLCAETIGPGVTRLPCDRSDPLLCSSGRHQYGIFSYGYDGTDASLATEAIECGDSAVQGRLLFVNRHHGWISETMTKDMVGDNDGSWQFGKNGRTTTRHRHTTQPRSTTNSTQAVVPHVTSTARPVLPEIDYPYLVYLEGLIDEPVCGGTLITPWHVLTTAYCTTRMTEIVVTVTAYHRQHANARLVYVHPDFDSYTLTSDISIVVLREPLNVTRYAQLPDIISDPIDDNSTTKALDCVVVASRWMTPYYYIPVNVMYGLKACRESFDSEIQTTVSKTWREFICGMPNQGLRNDTGDPLICNGFQYGIISHAYRTKMQASETGSIDLQVRFLIVDYHREWIYGVIAADNRIDTNDGSPYAFPRLSISLVLPLLTIVFQLLSQLR comes from the exons ATGATGCGACGTTTCTCGTTCGCTGTCGTTGTAGCCACAGCGTTATGGCTACAGCAGACTGTCGAAACCGGCGGTAAGACATATTCTGTCGTGCCCTCATTTTGGTCGAACGTCACCGCCGAATTTCCATTTTTAGTGGGGTTGACCACCGGAGAAAAAGACGACGAAACGAACTGGCAGACCCTTATTTGCTCAGGAACCTTGATATCTTCAATATTCGTTTTGTCGTCAGCGTATTGCACGTCGAGTTTGATGACCACGGACAAATCGAATTTGGACGGCTCTTCATTAATC gcATATTGGAAAACACCCAGGAACTCCGTCAAGTACCACCGGACCATAAGTGTTCACAACCATCCGTCATACAACAAAGACACACGCATTTCCGACTTATCGCTGGTAAAG ctTAAGAAGCcattcaaaaatgttgaacATTTCGTCGGGTTATCGCCAAGAACGTTGAAAAGTGACGTTGAACTGAATTGCGTAATTGTAGGGATAGGTGCGCCCCATGAACGAGGTTATAAGGTCCCAGTTCGTGTAAAATATGGCCGCACTGCTTGCCGGATTCCAAAATCAAA CCCTAGTCTCGAGTTTGTGATCGGCTACACTTGGGCGGATTTCTTGTGTGCAGAGACGATAGGCCCAGGAGTTACGCGATTGCCGTGTGACCGGTCTGACCCACTGCTATGCTCCAGCGGTCGGCATCAGTATGGAATCTTTAGCTATGGGTACGACGGCACAGATGCGTCTCTGGCAACAGAGGCAATTGAGTGCGGTGATTCGGCTGTCCAGGGCAGACTCTTGTTTGTCAATAGGCACCATGGCTGGATTTCTGAGACGATGACGAAAGACATGGTAGGCGACAATGACGGCTCATGGCAGTTCGGAAAAAATGGCAGAACTACAACGAGGCATCGTCACACCACGCAGCCACGATCGACAACCAACTCGACTCAAGCAGTAGTGCCGCACGTAACCAGCACGGCCCGTCCGGTCCTACCGGAAATCGACTACCCGTATCTGGTATACTTAGAAGGTCTGATTGACGAACCGGTGTGTGGCGGTACTCTAATAACACCCTGGCACGTTCTCACGACCGCTTACTGTACAACGAGGATGACCGAAATCGTG gTAACCGTTACAGCATATCATAGACAACACGCAAACGCAAGACTCGTTTACGTTCATCCAGATTTTGACTCGTACACACTGACCTCGGACATCAGCATCGTAGTT TTACGCGAACCGTTAAACGTGACTAGGTACGCGCAGCTGCCAGATATTATCAGTGACCCGATCGACGACAACTCCACTACCAAAGCGCTGGATTGCGTGGTGGTGGCGAGCAGATGGATGACACCCTATTATTACATTCCGGTCAATGTTATGTACGGGCTCAAAGCTTGTCGAGAATCATTCGa TTCGGAAATTCAGACGACTGTCAGCAAGACTTGGCGCGAGTTCATCTGTGGAATGCCCAATCAAGGACTTCGGAACGACACGGGGGATCCGTTAATTTGCAACGGATTTCAGTACGGCATAATTAGTCACGCTTATCGGACCAAGATGCAAGCCTCCGAAACCGGAAGTATCGATCTTCAAGTGCGTTTCTTGATAGTTGACTATCATAGAGAGTGGATCTACGGCGTGATCGCGGCTGATAATCGAATCGACACTAACGATGGAAGTCCATACGCATTCCCTAGACTCTCGATCAGCCTAGTTCTGCCGCTGCTAACAATCGTATTCCAATTATTGTCACAGTTAAGGTAG